CAACGGGGTGCGGCGGCCGGTCACCGTCTCCCAGCGGGTGCGGGCGCGGCTGGCCCGGGCGATGTTCGGCGCGGACGGCCACATCCCCAAGCCGACGCCCGGGGAGTACCGCGAACTCACCGGAGGCCACGGGGGTCATGGGGGACATGGGGGAGACGGGACGTGAGGACCCGCGCGAAGCGTTCGCCGATCAGGCGGTGACCGGCCGCGTCCGGGTGGAGGCCGTCGGGCAGCGGTGTCCCGACGGCGTCGGCCTCGCCGTACAGGTCGAGGCCGTCGACGTAATGCAGGTGTGGGTCGTCGGCGGCGCGCTCGGCCACGATCCGGGCCAGTTCGGCGCGGATCACCCGCAGGGTCAGCTTTCCGTACGCCACCTCGGCCGGATCGCCCATCGGCTGGAACAGCGCCCTGCCCGCGGCGGCGGAGGCGAAGTCGAGCGAGGTGGGGCCCGGCGTGTCCTCGTGCATCGGGCACAGGATCGGTGAGACGACCACCAGGGGCGTGTCCGGACGGCCCTCGCGGATCGTGTCGAGGAAGCCGTGCACGGCCGGGGTGAAGGCGCGCAGCCGCATCAGGTCCAGGTTCACCACGTTGATGCCGACCTTGACGCTGATCAGGTCGGCCGGGGTGTCCCGCAGCGCGCGGGCGGTGAACGGGTCCAGCAGGGCGCTGCCGCCCAGGCCCAGGTTGATCAGCTCCACCCGGGCCAGCGAGGCGGCGAGGGCGGGCCAGATCGCGGTGGGGCGCACCGCGTCCGAGCCGTGGCTGATCGAACTGCCGTGGTGCAGCCAGACCGGCCGGCCGTGCGCCGGGGCGGCGGTCAGCGGGGCGTCGGTGCGCAGGGCGACCAGTTCGGTGGTCTCGTCGTGCGGGAGCCAGATCTCCAGGTCCTTGACCCCGGCCGGCAGGTCCGTGAACCGCAGGGTGGCGACCGGACCGGACCGGGTGTCGCTGGTCTCGGCCACCAGGTCGACGGTCTGGACGCGGCCGCCCTCCGTCACACTGGCCGTCCTGACCGGACGGCCGTCGACGAGCAGTTCGTACACGCCGTCCGGGCGGGGCGGACCGCCGACGTAGACCCGCTTGGTGGGCAGGACGTCCAGCTCGACGGCGGTGGCCTCGCTGCGGAACGCGAGCCGTACGCCCGACGGCTGGGACTCGGCCATGGCGAGCTGCGGGTCGGCGCACTGGGCACGCGCGCGTGCGGGCAGCCGGTGCGGCAGCACGCCGTGCTCGGTGCGCTCCAGGTCGAGTGCTCCGCGCAGCAGATCGGCGGTGACCGGCGTCGTGACCCAGCCCGGGCCCGGCGCGCGGCTCATGCGGCGGGCCAGTTGCGCAGCAGGGCGTCGAGGGCGTCCAGGACGCGGGCCCAGGTCTCGTCCGTGTCCGGCGCGCTGTGGCTGAAGCTCCCGCCCAGCTCCAGGGCGACGTAACCGTTGAAGACGCTGCCGAGGAGCCGGACCGCGTGCGTACGGTCCGGCTCCTCGAGGTCGTAGCCGCGCAGCAGTGCCCGGGTCATCTGCGCGTGCCGGACGCCGGCGCTCGCGGCCGCCGTCTCGGGGTCGAGCCGCAGCTGGGCGGCGGCGTAGCGGCCGGGATGCTCGTGCGCGTAGTCGCGGTAGACGTCGGCCAGCGCGGTCAGCGCGTCCTTGCCGGACCGGCCCGCCAGCGCGTCGGCGGCCCGGTCGGCGAGCTCCTCGAGGGCGAGCAGCGCGATCCGGGTCCTGAGGTCCTGCGAGTTCTTCACGTGCGAGTACAGACTCGCGACCCTGACGTCGAACCGCCGGGCCAGCGCCGAGACGGTCACCTCCTCGAAGCCGGCCTCGTCGGCGAGCTCCGCGCCCGCCCGCACCAGACGCTCCGTGGTCAGTCCGACCCGCCCCATGTTCGTCCTTCCCGTCGCTCGGGTCTGCACCCCCGGGCCTTCACCGATGGCCTTCACCCATTATGCGTTTGCCTAAAGTATTTAGGCAATTTAGCCTCGCCTATATGAAGCCGCTGACCGAAGCAGAGATCCGCGCCGCGTTCGTGAACTGTTCCAAGGGCGAGGCCAAGCGCCTGTCCGTGCCGCGTGACCTCACCGACCGTCCCTGGGACGACCTGGACTATCTGGGCTGGCGCGACCCCCAGGCCCCCGACCGCGCCTACCTCGCCGTGGAACTCGACGGCAGGCTGAAGGCCCTCGCCCTGCGCACCTCCGCCGCCGCCCCCGGGCAGTCCCGGCGCAGCATGTGCAGGCTGTGTCTGACCACCCACTCCGGCGGCGTCTCGCTGATGGTCGCGCCGAAGGCAGGCCGGGCCGGCCAGCAGGGCAACTCGGTGGGCGCCTACATCTGCAGCGACCTCGCCTGCTCGCTGTACGTGCGGGGCAAGCGGGACGCGGGCGTCGGGGCGCGACTGCACGAGACGATCACGCTGGAGGAGAGGATCGAGCGGACGGTCGCCCACCTCGCCGCGTTCGTCGCCACGGTGACGGGCTGACCCTCTGCCGTCTGCCGTCTGCCGTCTGCCGTCTGCCGTCTGCCGTCTGGCGTCTGCCGTCTGGCGTCTGCCGTCGCCGTCCACTGTCCGCTGGCCGCCGTATTCCGTCTGCCTTCGCCGCCCGCTGTCTGTCGTCTGCCGTCCTGCGTCCGTGGTCTCTCACCCGCGCGTCGCGGGGCCGGCCGGGGGGTGCGCCATCCCGCGGCGGCGGCTCAGGCGCGGTCGCGCAGCACCTGCGCCCGGCAGGCGTCCGGATCACCCCACGCCGTACGCAGCGCTCGGGCCTTGGTCAGCCACAGCGACAGGTCGTACTCCGCCGTGTAGCCGATCGCGCCGTGCAGCTGGAGCGCGGTGCGCGCGGTCGCGTACGCCGCCTCGCAGGCGCTCACCTTCGCGGCGGCCACGTCCGCCGGGGCCATCGTCACCGCCGCGCCCAGCACCAGGGGGCGGGCGAACTCCAGCGCGATCTTCGCGTCCGCCAGCCGGTGCTTGACCGTCTGGAACGACCCGATGGGCACGCCGAACTGGACGCGCCGGCGCACGTACCCCACCGTCCGGTCCAGCAGGGCGAGGCCCACGCCCAGCGCCTGCGCGGCGGTGGCGAGACGGGCCCACAGCAGGGCGCGGCCCGCGGGCGGGTCCGGGTCGAGGAGTTCACCGCCCGGCAGCAGCCGGGTGAGCCGGCGGGCCGGGTCCAGGGACGCGCGGACCGGGCCGTGTCCCGGGGCGAGCCGCAGCCCGTCCGCGGCCAGGACGAGACGTGCCGTCGCCGCGTCGCCGTCCAGGGCGTACCCGCCCTCCCGTGCCAG
The window above is part of the Streptomyces sp. NBC_00425 genome. Proteins encoded here:
- a CDS encoding TetR/AcrR family transcriptional regulator: MGRVGLTTERLVRAGAELADEAGFEEVTVSALARRFDVRVASLYSHVKNSQDLRTRIALLALEELADRAADALAGRSGKDALTALADVYRDYAHEHPGRYAAAQLRLDPETAAASAGVRHAQMTRALLRGYDLEEPDRTHAVRLLGSVFNGYVALELGGSFSHSAPDTDETWARVLDALDALLRNWPAA
- a CDS encoding GDSL-type esterase/lipase family protein — encoded protein: MSRAPGPGWVTTPVTADLLRGALDLERTEHGVLPHRLPARARAQCADPQLAMAESQPSGVRLAFRSEATAVELDVLPTKRVYVGGPPRPDGVYELLVDGRPVRTASVTEGGRVQTVDLVAETSDTRSGPVATLRFTDLPAGVKDLEIWLPHDETTELVALRTDAPLTAAPAHGRPVWLHHGSSISHGSDAVRPTAIWPALAASLARVELINLGLGGSALLDPFTARALRDTPADLISVKVGINVVNLDLMRLRAFTPAVHGFLDTIREGRPDTPLVVVSPILCPMHEDTPGPTSLDFASAAAGRALFQPMGDPAEVAYGKLTLRVIRAELARIVAERAADDPHLHYVDGLDLYGEADAVGTPLPDGLHPDAAGHRLIGERFARVLTSRLPHVPHDPRGLR
- a CDS encoding FBP domain-containing protein; its protein translation is MKPLTEAEIRAAFVNCSKGEAKRLSVPRDLTDRPWDDLDYLGWRDPQAPDRAYLAVELDGRLKALALRTSAAAPGQSRRSMCRLCLTTHSGGVSLMVAPKAGRAGQQGNSVGAYICSDLACSLYVRGKRDAGVGARLHETITLEERIERTVAHLAAFVATVTG
- a CDS encoding acyl-CoA dehydrogenase family protein, producing MTVSPHTPAPAAPEPAPRFLLDAEQRAFAGSLGAMLTAAGAPAVIRDWSRGERASGRALWSRIAAAGVFALAVPEAYDGLGPRPVELAVAFVELGRYAVPGPLVETVAAAAALSAPGPAGRFLPGLASGESMATLAREGGYALDGDAATARLVLAADGLRLAPGHGPVRASLDPARRLTRLLPGGELLDPDPPAGRALLWARLATAAQALGVGLALLDRTVGYVRRRVQFGVPIGSFQTVKHRLADAKIALEFARPLVLGAAVTMAPADVAAAKVSACEAAYATARTALQLHGAIGYTAEYDLSLWLTKARALRTAWGDPDACRAQVLRDRA